A region of Anolis carolinensis isolate JA03-04 unplaced genomic scaffold, rAnoCar3.1.pri scaffold_7, whole genome shotgun sequence DNA encodes the following proteins:
- the sugp1 gene encoding SURP and G-patch domain-containing protein 1 isoform X1, with protein MEASAPAQEEGTIRKRPGWKPLRLRRKRAPSGEDPDGSLRACAPPRRRPGWERLRRRQRDSTNRRRGRLGCDARRMRSAEGALFTSARTKGARKAVFSRELEAASLQGLWEKRDFLRDMEGSREAPGKVSRWFGVTMPKSMKTNVNILHQEKLIAQKKREIEAKMERQAKQSHLARQQPSQASDDESGEGESTVSNKFANDGSFLQQFLKLQKEKSGSGASSSSAESSSAAQPPPAKKPPLTGKRPNLSVSSMLSQVKNYTHAKQTPVTNRLSVFQSPDDEEEEDYEQWLEIKICPPEDLKTRRIVEKLARVVADGGPEMEKVALEDCKDNPNLAFLHDKNSPEFLYYRKKLAEMWKKSQDPEETSSSQKVSPPDERERRDRGEKLARGVADGVPVVEAVALKNHRENQAFSSGHKYHRQKLDEFRKGNESAEGPPPAAASSSDPHPKRKADPEATPSSASPTTPPPPSAKAVSASAAKKKRKSRWGPEEEKVDLPPPELAQQTEEPSPTPLSVQDLKGLGYEKGKPVGLVGVTELSDAQRKQLKEQQEMQQMYDLIMKHKRAMQEMQIMWEKTVKGHKSGYDSDEEVDSELGTWEHQLRRMEMDKTREWAEQLTQMGRGKHFIGDFLPPDELEKFMETFKALKEGREPDYSEYKEFKLTVENIGYQMLMKMGWKEGDGLGSDGQGIKAPVNKGVTAVDGAGFGIDRPADLSKEDDEYEAFRKRMMLAYRFRPNPLNNPRRPYY; from the exons ATGGAAGCCTCTGCGCCTGCGCAGGAGGAGGGAACCATCCGGAAAAGACCCGGATGGAAGCCTCTGCGCCTGCGCAGGAAGAGGGCACCATCCGGAGAAGACCCGGATGGAAGCCTCCGCGCCTGCGCACCACCTAGGCGAAGACCCGGATGGGAGCGTCTGCGCCGGCGCCAAAGGGACTCGACCAATCGGAGGAGAGGACGGCTCGGCTGCGACGCGCGACGCATGCGCAGCGCGGAGGGCGCCTTGTTTACCTCAGCGAGGACAAAAGGAGCAAGGAAGGCTGTGTTCTCGCGAGAGTTGGAAGCTGCTAGTCTTCAGGGCTTGTGGGAGAAACGGGACTTCCTGAGAGACATGGAAGGAAGCAGAGAAGCGCCAG GCAAAGTCAGCCGGTGGTTTGGCGTCACCATGCCCAAGTCGATGAAGACCAACGTGAACATCCTCCACCAGGAGAAGCTGATCGCCCAGAAGAAGCGGGAGATCGAGGCCAAGATGGAGCGGCAGGCCAAGCAGAGCCACTTGGCCCGGCAGCAGCCCTCGCAGGCCAGCGA CGACGAGAGCGGCGAGGGCGAGAGCACCGTGTCGAACAAGTTTGCCAACGACGGGAGCTTCCTCCAACAGTTCCTCAAACTGCAGAAGGAGAAGTCGGGAAGCG GCGCGTCCTCCAGTTCCGCCGAGTCGTCCTCCGCTGCGCAGCCCCCTCCGGCCAAGAAGCCCCCGCTGACCGGGAAGCGGCCCAACCTGAGCGTGAGCAGCATGCTGAGCCAGGTCAAGAACTACACCCACGCCAAGCAGACGCCCGTCACCAACCGGCTCAGCGTTTTCCAGTCGCCGGACGACGAGGAAGAAGAGGACTACGAGCAGTGGCTGGAGATCAAAA tttgccccccagaggacctcaagaCCCGCCGGATTGTGGAGAAGCTGGCCCGCGTGGTGGCCGACGGGGGGCCCGAGATGGAGAAAGTGGCCCTGGAGGACTGCAAGGACAACCCCAACCTGGC ATTTCTGCACGATAAGAACAGCCCAGAGTTTCTGTACTACCGAAAGAAACTGGCGGAGATGTGGAAGAAAAGCCAGGACCCCGAGGAGACCTCCTCGTCCCAAAAGG TTTCGCCCCCAGACGAGCGGGAGAGGCGGGACCGCGGCGAGAAGCTGGCCCGGGGCGTGGCCGACGGGGTCCCCGTGGTGGAGGCCGTGGCCCTGAAGAACCACCGGGAGAACCAGGCCTTCAG CTCCGGCCACAAATACCACCGGCAGAAGCTGGACGAGTTCCGGAAAGGCAACGAGAGCGCCGAGGGGCCGccccccgccgccgcctcctcctccgaccCCCACCCCAAGCGCAAGGCCGACCCCGAGGCCACGCCCTCCTCCGCCTCGCCAACCACCCCGCCACCACCATCGGCAAAGGCCGTGTCCGCGTCGGCCGCCAAGAAGAAGCGGAAGAGCCGGTGGGGCCCCGAGGAGGAGAAGGTGGACCTGCCGCCCCCGGAACTGGCCCAGCAGACGGAGGAGCCCTCGCCCACCCCGCTCTCCG TCCAGGACCTCAAGGGTCTCGGCTACGAAAAGGGGAAGCCGGTGGGCCTGGTGGGAGTGACGGAGCTGTCGGACGCCCAGCGGAAGCAGCTGAAGGAGCAGCAAGAG ATGCAGCAGATGTACGACCTGATCATGAAGCACAAGCGGGCCATGCAGGAGATGCAGATCATGTGGGAGAAGACGGTCAAGGGCCACAAGTCCGGCTACGACAGCGACGAGGAGGTGGACAGCGAGCTGGGCACCTGGGAGCACCAGCTGCGGCGCATGGAGATGGACAAGACGCGAG AGTGGGCGGAGCAGCTGACCCAGATGGGCCGCGGGAAGCACTTCATCGGGGACTTCCTCCCGCCGGACGAGCTGGAGAAGTTCATGGAGACCTTCAAAGCCCTCAAG GAGGGCCGCGAGCCGGACTACTCGGAGTACAAGGAGTTCAAGCTGACGGTGGAGAACATTGGCTACCAGATGCTGATGAAGATGGGCTGGAAGGAGGGGGACGGCCTGGGCAGCGACGGGCAGGGCATCAAGGCCCCCGTCAACAA GGGAGTGACCGCCGTGGACGGCGCCGGGTTCGGGATCGACCGCCCGGCCGACTTGAGTAAAGAGGACGACGAGTACGAGGCCTTCCGCAAGAGGATGATGCTGGCCTACCGGTTCCGGCCCAACCCGCTG AACAACCCCCGGCGTCCGTACTACTGA
- the sugp1 gene encoding SURP and G-patch domain-containing protein 1 isoform X2 → MEASAPAQEEGTIRKRPGWKPLRLRRKRAPSGEDPDGSLRACAPPRRRPGWERLRRRQRDSTNRRRGRLGCDARRMRSAEGALFTSARTKGARKAVFSRELEAASLQGLWEKRDFLRDMEGSREAPGKVSRWFGVTMPKSMKTNVNILHQEKLIAQKKREIEAKMERQAKQSHLARQQPSQASDDESGEGESTVSNKFANDGSFLQQFLKLQKEKSGSGASSSSAESSSAAQPPPAKKPPLTGKRPNLSVSSMLSQVKNYTHAKQTPVTNRLSVFQSPDDEEEEDYEQWLEIKICPPEDLKTRRIVEKLARVVADGGPEMEKVALEDCKDNPNLAFLHDKNSPEFLYYRKKLAEMWKKSQDPEETSSSQKDERERRDRGEKLARGVADGVPVVEAVALKNHRENQAFSSGHKYHRQKLDEFRKGNESAEGPPPAAASSSDPHPKRKADPEATPSSASPTTPPPPSAKAVSASAAKKKRKSRWGPEEEKVDLPPPELAQQTEEPSPTPLSVQDLKGLGYEKGKPVGLVGVTELSDAQRKQLKEQQEMQQMYDLIMKHKRAMQEMQIMWEKTVKGHKSGYDSDEEVDSELGTWEHQLRRMEMDKTREWAEQLTQMGRGKHFIGDFLPPDELEKFMETFKALKEGREPDYSEYKEFKLTVENIGYQMLMKMGWKEGDGLGSDGQGIKAPVNKGVTAVDGAGFGIDRPADLSKEDDEYEAFRKRMMLAYRFRPNPLNNPRRPYY, encoded by the exons ATGGAAGCCTCTGCGCCTGCGCAGGAGGAGGGAACCATCCGGAAAAGACCCGGATGGAAGCCTCTGCGCCTGCGCAGGAAGAGGGCACCATCCGGAGAAGACCCGGATGGAAGCCTCCGCGCCTGCGCACCACCTAGGCGAAGACCCGGATGGGAGCGTCTGCGCCGGCGCCAAAGGGACTCGACCAATCGGAGGAGAGGACGGCTCGGCTGCGACGCGCGACGCATGCGCAGCGCGGAGGGCGCCTTGTTTACCTCAGCGAGGACAAAAGGAGCAAGGAAGGCTGTGTTCTCGCGAGAGTTGGAAGCTGCTAGTCTTCAGGGCTTGTGGGAGAAACGGGACTTCCTGAGAGACATGGAAGGAAGCAGAGAAGCGCCAG GCAAAGTCAGCCGGTGGTTTGGCGTCACCATGCCCAAGTCGATGAAGACCAACGTGAACATCCTCCACCAGGAGAAGCTGATCGCCCAGAAGAAGCGGGAGATCGAGGCCAAGATGGAGCGGCAGGCCAAGCAGAGCCACTTGGCCCGGCAGCAGCCCTCGCAGGCCAGCGA CGACGAGAGCGGCGAGGGCGAGAGCACCGTGTCGAACAAGTTTGCCAACGACGGGAGCTTCCTCCAACAGTTCCTCAAACTGCAGAAGGAGAAGTCGGGAAGCG GCGCGTCCTCCAGTTCCGCCGAGTCGTCCTCCGCTGCGCAGCCCCCTCCGGCCAAGAAGCCCCCGCTGACCGGGAAGCGGCCCAACCTGAGCGTGAGCAGCATGCTGAGCCAGGTCAAGAACTACACCCACGCCAAGCAGACGCCCGTCACCAACCGGCTCAGCGTTTTCCAGTCGCCGGACGACGAGGAAGAAGAGGACTACGAGCAGTGGCTGGAGATCAAAA tttgccccccagaggacctcaagaCCCGCCGGATTGTGGAGAAGCTGGCCCGCGTGGTGGCCGACGGGGGGCCCGAGATGGAGAAAGTGGCCCTGGAGGACTGCAAGGACAACCCCAACCTGGC ATTTCTGCACGATAAGAACAGCCCAGAGTTTCTGTACTACCGAAAGAAACTGGCGGAGATGTGGAAGAAAAGCCAGGACCCCGAGGAGACCTCCTCGTCCCAAAAGG ACGAGCGGGAGAGGCGGGACCGCGGCGAGAAGCTGGCCCGGGGCGTGGCCGACGGGGTCCCCGTGGTGGAGGCCGTGGCCCTGAAGAACCACCGGGAGAACCAGGCCTTCAG CTCCGGCCACAAATACCACCGGCAGAAGCTGGACGAGTTCCGGAAAGGCAACGAGAGCGCCGAGGGGCCGccccccgccgccgcctcctcctccgaccCCCACCCCAAGCGCAAGGCCGACCCCGAGGCCACGCCCTCCTCCGCCTCGCCAACCACCCCGCCACCACCATCGGCAAAGGCCGTGTCCGCGTCGGCCGCCAAGAAGAAGCGGAAGAGCCGGTGGGGCCCCGAGGAGGAGAAGGTGGACCTGCCGCCCCCGGAACTGGCCCAGCAGACGGAGGAGCCCTCGCCCACCCCGCTCTCCG TCCAGGACCTCAAGGGTCTCGGCTACGAAAAGGGGAAGCCGGTGGGCCTGGTGGGAGTGACGGAGCTGTCGGACGCCCAGCGGAAGCAGCTGAAGGAGCAGCAAGAG ATGCAGCAGATGTACGACCTGATCATGAAGCACAAGCGGGCCATGCAGGAGATGCAGATCATGTGGGAGAAGACGGTCAAGGGCCACAAGTCCGGCTACGACAGCGACGAGGAGGTGGACAGCGAGCTGGGCACCTGGGAGCACCAGCTGCGGCGCATGGAGATGGACAAGACGCGAG AGTGGGCGGAGCAGCTGACCCAGATGGGCCGCGGGAAGCACTTCATCGGGGACTTCCTCCCGCCGGACGAGCTGGAGAAGTTCATGGAGACCTTCAAAGCCCTCAAG GAGGGCCGCGAGCCGGACTACTCGGAGTACAAGGAGTTCAAGCTGACGGTGGAGAACATTGGCTACCAGATGCTGATGAAGATGGGCTGGAAGGAGGGGGACGGCCTGGGCAGCGACGGGCAGGGCATCAAGGCCCCCGTCAACAA GGGAGTGACCGCCGTGGACGGCGCCGGGTTCGGGATCGACCGCCCGGCCGACTTGAGTAAAGAGGACGACGAGTACGAGGCCTTCCGCAAGAGGATGATGCTGGCCTACCGGTTCCGGCCCAACCCGCTG AACAACCCCCGGCGTCCGTACTACTGA